A window from Cydia pomonella isolate Wapato2018A chromosome 8, ilCydPomo1, whole genome shotgun sequence encodes these proteins:
- the LOC133520792 gene encoding uncharacterized protein LOC133520792, with amino-acid sequence MAPVSFLFALVVLTRLSDTYSLPYNSGNGIQDSWPRECEGRNYCWIKTDAYRKLQNIFDGLLRGKTMHYRLGDEDVSDRDGQGSRVKDIGRCKPSMTYPKVIYMIKDEDGTIWYVPQTTNYTVEIEIEECEHLGPILEADNTGLDPNKLSEKQVHCVEQRVALMFPVLYHDDKKYKIKLLSPPKGLPLSCSTKIVNKL; translated from the exons ATGGCCCCAGTGAGTTTCCTGTTCGCG CTTGTCGTTTTGACGAGGCTTTCAGATACCTACTCTCTCCCGTACAATTCTG GTAATGGAATACAAGATTCCTGGCCACGTGAATGCGAGGGCAGAAATTACTGTTGGATAAAAACCGACGCTTACCGAAAACTACAAAATATATTCGACGGTCTTTTGAGGGGAAAG ACCATGCATTACAGGCTAGGCGATGAGGATGTGAGCGACCGAGACGGACAAGGATCCCGGGTGAAAGATATAGGCCGATGCAAACCATCTATGACCTAC CCTAAAGTGATATACATGATTAAAGATGAAGATGGTACTATCTGGTATGTCCCGCAAACCACCAACTACACCGTTGAGATTGAAATCGAGGAATGCGA GCATCTTGGCCCGATTCTGGAAGCTGATAACACTGGTTTGGATCCAAATAAATTAAGTGAAAAACAAGTGCACTGCGTCGAGCAACGAGTCGCACTTATGTTCCCTGTACTGTACCATgacgataaaaaatataagatcAAGCTGCTGTCACCTCCCAAAGGGCTTCCACTGAGTTGTTCAACTAAAATAGTCAAtaaactgtaa